One Ictalurus punctatus breed USDA103 chromosome 10, Coco_2.0, whole genome shotgun sequence genomic region harbors:
- the gipc3 gene encoding PDZ domain-containing protein GIPC3 → MFRPDSMQRGLGKKCEDELMQDGDAMSPQTQDSKSSTGEEESSVVPSAPPLPTSPPSPPCQRPKLIFHTQLAHGSPTGRIHGFTNVKELYAKIAEVFNISPSEILFCTLNSHKVDMQKLLGGQIGLEDFIFAHVRGETKEVEVTKTEDALGLTITDNGAGYAFIKRIKEGSTIDRLKNVCVGDHIEAINDQSIVGCRHYEVAKMLKEQPRGEPFTLRLVGPKKAFDMIGQRTRAPKSSEGKMVSGKETLRLRSKGTATVQEVPSEYEEKAIKMVDDLLESYMGIRDPELATTIVEAAKDKQNPDDFAEALDSVLGDFAFPDVFLFDIWGALGDVKNGRV, encoded by the exons atgttcaggCCAGACAGCATGCAGAGGGGcttggggaaaaagtgtgaagACGAACTGATGCAGGACGGAGACGCCATGAGCCCACAAACGCAGGACTCCAAGAGCTCGACTGGGGAGGAGGAAAGCAGTGTGGTGCCCTCTGCACCACCTTTACCTACTTCACCTCCTTCTCCACCGTGCCAGAGACCGAAATTGATATTTCACACTCAGCTTGCTCATGGAAGTCCTACAGGCCGCATTCATGGCTTCACCAATGTTAAAGAGCTCTATGCCAAGATCGCAGAGGTTTTCAACATTTCTCCCTCTGAG ATCCTCTTCTGTACTTTAAACTCACACAAAGTGGACATGCAGAAGTTGTTGGGGGGGCAGATCGGCCTTGAGGACTTCATCTTTGCTCACGTCCGAGGAGAAACCAAAGAGGTGGAGGTCACTAAAACGGAGGACGCCCTTGGCTTGACCATCACTGATAATGGCGCAGGATACGCTTTCATTAAg CGGATAAAGGAGGGCAGTACCATTGACCGgctgaaaaatgtgtgtgttggtgatcaCATTGAGGCTATTAATGACCAGAGCATTGTGGGATGTCGTCATTATGAAGTGGCCAAGATGCTGAAGGAGCAACCGCGAGGAGAGCCGTTCACTCTCAGACTGGTGGGACCAAAGAAAGCATTTG ACATGATTGGTCAGAGGACACGAGCGCCAAAATCCAGTGAGGGCAAAATGGTCAGTGGGAAAGAAACTCTGCGTCTGCGCTCAAAAGGAACGGCAACCGTTCAGGAAGTG CCCAGTGAATATGAAGAGAAGGCCATCAAGATGGTTGATGATCTTCTCGAGAGCTACATGGGCATACGGGATCCTGAACTTG CAACCACCATTGTAGAAGCCGCCAAAGACAAGCAAAATCCAGATGATTTTGCTGAGGCTCTAGACTCTGTTCTAGGGGATTTTGCCTTTCCTGACGTATTTCTGTTTGACATCTGGGGAGCTCTAGGGGATGTAAAAAATGGCAGAGTTTAG